In the Streptomyces sp. cg36 genome, one interval contains:
- the tig gene encoding trigger factor translates to MKSAVETLNPTRVRLTVEVPFEELKDSLDAAYKKINQQVTVKGFRKGKIPARVIDQRFGRGAVLEEAVNDALPKFYTEAVNEAELNPLGQPEVDITELKDGETLNFTAEVDIRPAIEIPDYTGIEVTVDAVEVSDEDVEKAVSDLRERFASTSPVERAATDGDVVTIDLEAKVDGEVLEDGVAEGVSYTIGSGELLDGIDEAVKGLEAGGEATFTSQLKGGSAEGKDAEVTVKVTQVAARELPELDDDFAQLASEFDTLDELKADSRKRLENMKQFDQATQAQERVLDELLKITEVPIPEKLLADEIQTRKHNLEHHQLGQMGLDLAKYLEIQGKTQEEFDAETEEAAVKGIKTQFILDELVNKEKLNVNQEELTEHLVRRAASSGMSPDQFAQAVVEGGQVPMLVGEVARGKALAVVVEAAKVVDTNGEAVDLEDDEDEAAEAVVAAAEGDAEEKTEA, encoded by the coding sequence GTGAAGAGCGCCGTGGAGACCCTGAACCCGACCCGGGTTCGGCTCACTGTCGAGGTGCCCTTCGAGGAGCTCAAGGACAGCCTCGACGCGGCGTACAAGAAGATCAACCAGCAGGTCACGGTCAAGGGCTTCCGCAAGGGCAAGATCCCGGCCCGCGTCATCGACCAGCGGTTCGGCCGTGGTGCTGTGCTGGAGGAGGCCGTCAACGACGCCCTCCCGAAGTTCTACACCGAGGCGGTCAACGAGGCCGAGCTGAACCCGCTCGGCCAGCCCGAGGTCGACATCACGGAGCTGAAGGACGGCGAGACGCTGAACTTCACCGCCGAGGTCGACATCCGCCCGGCCATCGAGATCCCGGACTACACGGGCATCGAGGTCACCGTGGACGCCGTCGAGGTCTCCGACGAGGACGTCGAGAAGGCCGTCTCGGACCTGCGCGAGCGCTTCGCCTCGACCTCCCCGGTCGAGCGCGCCGCCACCGACGGCGACGTCGTCACCATCGACCTGGAGGCCAAGGTCGACGGCGAGGTCCTGGAGGACGGTGTCGCCGAGGGCGTCTCGTACACCATCGGTTCCGGCGAGCTGCTCGACGGCATCGACGAGGCCGTCAAGGGCCTGGAGGCCGGTGGCGAGGCCACCTTCACCTCGCAGCTCAAGGGCGGTTCGGCCGAGGGCAAGGACGCCGAGGTCACCGTCAAGGTCACCCAGGTCGCCGCGCGCGAACTGCCGGAGCTGGACGACGACTTCGCGCAGCTCGCCTCCGAGTTCGACACCCTCGACGAGCTCAAGGCCGACAGCCGCAAGCGCCTGGAGAACATGAAGCAGTTCGACCAGGCCACCCAGGCCCAGGAGCGCGTCCTCGACGAGCTGCTGAAGATCACTGAGGTCCCGATCCCCGAGAAGCTCCTCGCGGACGAGATCCAGACCCGCAAGCACAACCTCGAGCACCACCAGCTCGGCCAGATGGGCCTCGACCTCGCCAAGTACCTGGAGATCCAGGGCAAGACGCAGGAAGAGTTCGACGCCGAGACCGAGGAAGCGGCCGTCAAGGGCATCAAGACGCAGTTCATCCTCGACGAGCTCGTCAACAAGGAGAAGCTGAACGTCAACCAGGAGGAGCTCACCGAGCACCTGGTGCGCCGTGCCGCCTCCTCCGGCATGTCCCCCGACCAGTTCGCCCAGGCCGTCGTCGAGGGCGGCCAGGTGCCGATGCTCGTCGGCGAGGTCGCCCGCGGCAAGGCGCTGGCCGTGGTCGTCGAGGCCGCCAAGGTCGTCGACACCAACGGTGAGGCCGTCGACCTGGAGGACGACGAGGACGAGGCCGCCGAGGCCGTCGTCGCCGCCGCCGAGGGCGACGCCGAGGAGAAGACCGAGGCCTGA